The Alkalihalophilus pseudofirmus nucleotide sequence CCTTTTATATTAGGAGTCTCTTCAGGCGCATCGGTTGGGGCGACACTCGTAATCATCTTTGGGGCTTTTTCGGCTTTTGGACAATGGGCTTTATCAATAGCTGCTTTTGGGGGTGCCTTACTTTCGGTACTGCTTGTTTTCCTTTTATCACAGGTACAGGGCCGAATTTCAACCGTTCGACTTTTATTAGCCGGAATTGCTGTCTCAATGATGCTTTCAGCAATTACAAGCTATATTGTCATATCTGCCCCACGGGAAGAGGGGATTAGAGATGCGATGTTTTGGATGATGGGCAGTGTGGCCGGTGCAAAGTGGTCTCAGCTGCCTATTCCAGTAGTGAGTTTCCTTTTTGCATACATAATACTCATATTGCTTGCAAGGCCCCTTAATTTGATGCTGATGGGTGAGAGTACAGCAGCAACTTTAGGAGTAGATAGTCAACGTCTAAAAAAATGGCTCATATTAATAACTGCACTGCTGACAGGTGTGTTGGTTTCTGTTAGTGGAGCGATTGGGTTTATAGGACTGATGGTTCCTCATATGGTTCGTTTAGTTATAGGCTC carries:
- a CDS encoding FecCD family ABC transporter permease: MKTIEVTNRTNHLLKLDFKSPVILSVSMLLILVISMTASVMIGAVSISPLTVWKVVFSQLSFIEAHMIADWSLAEQQIIWEIRFPRVILAAVVGAGLALVGVVIQALVRNSLADPFILGVSSGASVGATLVIIFGAFSAFGQWALSIAAFGGALLSVLLVFLLSQVQGRISTVRLLLAGIAVSMMLSAITSYIVISAPREEGIRDAMFWMMGSVAGAKWSQLPIPVVSFLFAYIILILLARPLNLMLMGESTAATLGVDSQRLKKWLILITALLTGVLVSVSGAIGFIGLMVPHMVRLVIGSNHRYVLPLSALTGAVFLIWADLIARTIVAPQELPIGIITALCGGPFFIWLLRKSTYSFGGGEDH